One region of Atribacterota bacterium genomic DNA includes:
- a CDS encoding nitrate ABC transporter substrate-binding protein has translation MKTDCSRYSKSNLSLLMLCIILVLFSFCFIASAESQALRKITVSHQPCFDSFNTFWAIKNGIMEKNNLEIEMMYFDSGMPQIEAIPANEWVIGPVGIVPALFAVLRMDVYIIAVAHDESGSMSVLARPDSPIFKTKGYNPEYPNLYGDPETVKGMTALATTISTSHYTLARYLDDIGLSESDLKVLNLEQPQAVAAFERGEGDLVGFFSPYSYIGKAKGWKEVANGADTGAKSLLAIISPKKWADENVDIVVDFLDAYFEAQEDLVRQGPALADEYKKFLMDYSALEISDDNARGDFEDIIFYSIEEHIENLENGNFEKWTKESADFFYEKGRFTKEDRDKLEELRFGYTDKFMKLVAKKRGIIN, from the coding sequence ATGAAAACAGATTGCAGTAGATATAGTAAATCAAACCTATCATTATTAATGCTTTGTATTATCTTAGTTCTTTTTTCTTTTTGTTTTATTGCTAGTGCTGAAAGCCAGGCATTAAGAAAAATTACCGTAAGTCACCAACCCTGCTTTGATTCTTTTAATACATTCTGGGCAATCAAGAACGGTATTATGGAGAAAAATAATCTGGAGATAGAGATGATGTATTTCGATTCAGGTATGCCCCAGATTGAAGCGATACCTGCCAATGAATGGGTTATTGGACCGGTAGGAATTGTTCCAGCACTTTTTGCAGTCTTAAGGATGGATGTATATATTATTGCTGTAGCACATGATGAAAGTGGCTCTATGTCTGTCTTAGCTAGACCTGATAGCCCCATTTTTAAAACCAAAGGATATAATCCAGAATATCCAAATCTGTATGGTGATCCGGAAACGGTGAAGGGGATGACTGCTCTAGCTACAACTATTTCCACTTCTCATTATACCCTGGCAAGATACCTGGATGATATTGGTTTATCAGAAAGCGACCTTAAGGTATTGAATCTTGAACAACCTCAAGCGGTTGCTGCCTTTGAGAGAGGAGAAGGTGATTTGGTTGGATTCTTCTCACCTTATAGCTACATAGGGAAAGCAAAAGGATGGAAAGAAGTTGCTAACGGTGCAGATACCGGGGCAAAAAGTTTGCTTGCCATTATTTCCCCCAAGAAATGGGCAGATGAGAATGTAGATATCGTTGTTGACTTCTTAGATGCTTACTTTGAAGCACAAGAAGATTTAGTCAGACAGGGACCAGCATTAGCAGATGAATATAAAAAATTCCTTATGGATTATAGTGCATTGGAAATAAGCGATGATAATGCCAGAGGTGATTTTGAAGATATTATATTCTATAGCATAGAAGAACATATAGAGAATCTTGAGAATGGTAACTTTGAGAAATGGACCAAAGAATCTGCTGATTTCTTTTATGAAAAAGGCAGGTTTACCAAGGAAGATAGAGATAAATTAGAAGAACTCCGTTTTGGTTATACCGATAAATTTATGAAATTAGTTGCTAAAAAGAGAGGGATCATTAATTAG
- a CDS encoding ABC transporter ATP-binding protein, giving the protein MSDIQNKTKIEVKNLTKKFGELLVLDNINFTVGNGELLCIVGPTGCGKTTFLNLLSNLLEPTDGNIFIDNEHIQPKKHNIAFVFQESSSLPWRTVKQNITYGMEIKKRFSKAEIDSKATELMELVGLKELTNHYPRDISASMEQRVAIARAFAVNPDLLLMDEPYGQLDVKLRYYLEDELIKIWQKYRNTVIFVTHNIEEAVYLGERTLVLSNKPTTVKTEIKVNLPRPRNFLDPEFIKIVREITQLIKWW; this is encoded by the coding sequence TTGTCTGATATTCAAAATAAAACTAAGATTGAGGTAAAAAATTTAACCAAAAAATTTGGTGAACTTTTAGTCCTGGATAATATCAATTTTACTGTTGGTAATGGAGAATTATTATGTATTGTAGGTCCTACCGGTTGTGGCAAAACCACTTTTCTTAATCTATTATCAAATTTATTAGAACCAACTGATGGTAATATTTTCATTGACAATGAACATATACAACCAAAAAAGCATAATATTGCATTTGTTTTTCAGGAGTCCTCTTCACTTCCCTGGCGAACAGTAAAGCAAAACATTACCTACGGGATGGAGATTAAAAAAAGATTTTCCAAAGCAGAGATTGATTCTAAAGCAACAGAACTGATGGAGCTGGTAGGGCTTAAAGAGCTTACTAACCATTACCCACGTGATATTTCAGCCAGTATGGAACAAAGGGTAGCAATAGCTCGAGCATTTGCTGTTAATCCAGACCTTCTTTTGATGGATGAGCCCTATGGTCAGTTGGATGTAAAACTTCGTTATTATTTAGAAGATGAGTTAATTAAAATTTGGCAAAAATATAGAAATACAGTTATTTTTGTAACGCATAATATAGAAGAAGCAGTATATCTAGGTGAACGTACTTTAGTATTGAGCAACAAACCGACTACAGTTAAAACAGAAATTAAGGTGAACTTACCAAGACCTCGTAATTTTTTAGATCCAGAATTTATTAAAATTGTAAGGGAAATAACTCAATTAATTAAGTGGTGGTAG